In Prochlorococcus marinus XMU1411, one genomic interval encodes:
- a CDS encoding DUF2214 family protein, translating to MLLGTLLTGEIAKSALVAYVHYLGIILCFGSLLFERLTLKVGLNRNETISMIIADVVYGLAGVAILVTGILRVKYFGQGGDFYTGNPVFWIKVSLYILVGLLSLYPTTTYILWAIPLSKNKLPEISENLVKRFRLIITTELVGFATIPLFATLMARGVGLG from the coding sequence ATGTTATTAGGAACTTTATTAACAGGTGAAATTGCTAAAAGTGCATTAGTAGCATATGTTCATTATTTAGGAATTATTTTGTGTTTCGGTTCTCTTTTGTTTGAAAGATTGACTCTCAAAGTAGGTCTTAATAGAAATGAGACGATCTCAATGATAATTGCAGATGTGGTTTATGGTTTGGCAGGAGTTGCAATATTAGTTACTGGGATTTTGCGTGTTAAGTATTTTGGTCAAGGAGGTGATTTCTATACAGGTAACCCTGTGTTTTGGATAAAGGTTTCTCTTTACATTCTGGTGGGATTACTTTCTTTATACCCAACAACAACATATATCTTATGGGCTATTCCATTAAGTAAGAATAAATTACCTGAAATATCTGAGAATCTAGTTAAGAGGTTCAGACTCATCATTACTACTGAATTAGTTGGCTTTGCAACAATACCCTTGTTTGCCACTCTTATGGCTAGAGGTGTAGGTTTAGGTTGA
- a CDS encoding DUF1643 domain-containing protein: MRNLFLERNCLISANKLYRWSLSYKISKSTKEIIFIGLNPSLSDEDFLDNTTKKIIKISKNNNYGKVKLINLFALISSKPEKLFNHKNPVGYLNNNHIYKNLKHWSEDKNCDLWLGWGNKGKFLNRNKKIAKKIMQYNLIRKNNFDNSLGPLFIKKTIKDNPIHPLYCSDNSILQSYF; encoded by the coding sequence TTGAGAAATTTATTTCTAGAAAGAAATTGTTTAATAAGTGCTAACAAATTATATAGATGGAGTCTAAGTTATAAGATTTCTAAATCTACAAAGGAAATTATCTTTATTGGTCTAAATCCCTCATTATCGGATGAAGATTTCTTAGATAATACAACAAAAAAGATAATCAAAATTTCTAAAAATAATAATTACGGCAAAGTAAAATTAATCAATCTATTTGCTCTTATTTCAAGCAAACCAGAGAAACTTTTTAATCACAAAAACCCTGTAGGTTATCTAAACAACAATCATATTTATAAAAACTTAAAACACTGGTCTGAAGATAAAAATTGTGATTTATGGTTAGGTTGGGGAAATAAAGGGAAATTTCTAAATAGAAATAAAAAAATAGCAAAAAAAATAATGCAATATAATTTAATTAGGAAAAATAATTTTGATAACTCTCTTGGACCGCTTTTTATTAAAAAAACAATCAAAGATAATCCAATACATCCTTTATATTGTTCAGATAATTCCATCCTCCAATCTTATTTTTAG